One window of Scylla paramamosain isolate STU-SP2022 chromosome 47, ASM3559412v1, whole genome shotgun sequence genomic DNA carries:
- the LOC135094898 gene encoding mothers against decapentaplegic homolog 4-like isoform X4: protein MTNAPTSADACLSIVHSLMCHRQGGEPEGFSKRAIESLVKKLKEKRDELDSLITAITTNGSHPSKCVTIQRTLDGRLQVAGRKGFPHVIYARIWRWPDLHKNELKHVKYCQFAFDLKCDSVCVNPYHYERVVSPGIADLTGLSLHMECDVSGGSSTGPQDTSVGPGPSGISGLSSSQSSANSPAQPAGPQASPTSSQSGSMHQTVSASAQTIHSMPHQPSSYSLLSPTDSTSSHMSQGLQSPTASTPGSQTFFTDSVPSASLSQPHPTQQPPPPQPPQQSPQQQQQIQQQQQQQNGFTVLGAGGGGGSGGGGGGVQAVGSPFSQAGAGSVPTASPSPQQNPLPQPHPVSSHSMPQPNWSGHNTLSYTPTMMGDRQNHNYWEQPPMMQDVPIVPLSSQPGPEFWCSIAYFELDTQVGETFKVPSSCPSVTVDGYVDPSGGNRFCLGALSNVHRTEQSERARLHIGKGVQLDLRGEGDVWLRCLSDHSVFVQSYYLDREAGRSPGDVVHKIYPCACIKVFDLSQCHRQMQAQATTAQAAATAQAAAVAGQISGPVAVAGISSGNLSAAAGIGVDDLRRLCILRLSFVKGWGLDYPRPSIKETPCWIEVHLHRALQLLDEVLHTIPLDGPRPIE from the exons ATGACGAATGCCCCCACTTCTGCGGATGCTTGCCTGAGCATTGTGCACTCCCTCATGTGTCACCGGCAGGGAGGAGAACCGGAGGGCTTTTCCAAACGTGCCATTGAAAGTCTCGTTAAAAAACtcaag GAGAAACGTGATGAACTGGACTCgctcatcaccgccatcaccacaaaCGGCTCCCACCCCAGCAAGTGTGTCACCATTCAGCGCACTCTGGACGGCCggctgcag GTGGCGGGGCGCAAGGGGTTCCCTCATGTGATCTACGCACGAATCTGGCGGTGGCCGGACCTGCACAAGAATGAGCTGAAGCACGTCAAGTACTGCCAGTTTGCCTTTGACCTCAAATGTGACTCAGTGTGCGTCAACCCGTACCACTATGAGCGCGTTGTTTCCCCAGGCATTG CAGACTTGACGGGACTCAGTCTGCATATGGAGTGTGACGTCAGTGGGGGCAGCAGCACGGGGCCACAGGACACCTCGGTCGGCCCTGGACCCTCTGGCATCTCAGGGCTGTCCAGTTCTCAGTCCAGTGCCAACTCCCCGGCCCAG CCAGCCGGACCCCAGGCTAGCCCCACGTCCTCACAg AGTGGCTCAATGCACCAAACAGTGTCCGCCTCAGCCCAGACCATCCACTCCATGCCCCACCagccctcctcctactctctcctctcccccacag acAGCACCTCCAGTCACATGTCCCAAGGCCTTCAGTCACCCACAGCCTCCACCCCAGGGAGTCAGACTTTCTTCACCGACTCTGTGCCGT CCGCCAGCCTCAGCCAGCCTCACCCAAcgcagcaaccaccaccaccacaaccaccacagcaGTCaccgcagcagcaacagcaaatacaacagcaacagcagcagcagaatggCTTCACCGTATTGggggctggtggcggtggtggcagtggggggggagggggaggggtgcaGGCTGTGGGGTCACCGTTTAGCCAAGCGGGTGCGGGGAGTGTACCcacagcctctccctccccacagcAAAACCCCCTACCCCAGCCCCACCCCGTGTCATCTCATTCCATGCCCCAACCTAACTGGAGTGGCCACAATACTCTGTCGTACACCCCAACCATGATGGGAGACCGCCAGAACCACAATTACT GGGAGCAGCCGCCCATGATGCAGGATGTCCCCATTGTGCCCCTCTCCTCTCAGCCTGGTCCGGAGTTCTGGTGTTCCATCGCTTACTTCGAACTGGACactcag GTAGGGGAGACGTTTAAGGTGCCGTCAAGCTGCCCGTCTGTCACAGTGGATGGGTATGTGGACCCCTCAGGAGGCAACCGCTTCTGTCTTGGCGCCCTCAGCAATGTCCACCGCACAGAGCAGAGTGAAAgagcaag ATTGCACATAGGGAAGGGCGTTCAGCTGGACCTGCGAGGGGAGGGGGACGTGTGGCTGCGGTGCCTGAGTGACCACAGCGTGTTTGTGCAGAGCTACTACCTGGACAGGGAGGCGGGCAGGTCACCGGGCGATGTGGTGCACAAGATTTACCCGTGTGCCTGCAtcaag GTTTTTGACTTGAGCCAGTGCCACCGCCAGATGCAGGCTCAGGCCACCACGGCtcaggcagcagcaacagcccaGGCAGCTGCAGTGGCCGGCCAGATCTCCGGCCCTGTGGCTGTGGCCGGCATCTCTTCTG GCAACCTCTCAGCAGCAGCTGGGATAGGTGTGGATGACCTGCGCCGCCTGTGCATCCTGCGCCTGAGCTTCGTCAAGGGCTGGGGGCTGGACTACCCTCGGCCCTCCATCAAGGAAACGCCCTGCTGGATTGAGGTCCACTTGCACCGCGCCCTGCAGCTCCTGGATGAGGTTCTGCACACCATCCCCCTCGACGGCCCACGCCCCATCGAGTGA
- the LOC135094898 gene encoding mothers against decapentaplegic homolog 4-like isoform X2 translates to MMCLPTLNCPVHQMMTNAPTSADACLSIVHSLMCHRQGGEPEGFSKRAIESLVKKLKEKRDELDSLITAITTNGSHPSKCVTIQRTLDGRLQVAGRKGFPHVIYARIWRWPDLHKNELKHVKYCQFAFDLKCDSVCVNPYHYERVVSPGIDLTGLSLHMECDVSGGSSTGPQDTSVGPGPSGISGLSSSQSSANSPAQPAGPQASPTSSQSGSMHQTVSASAQTIHSMPHQPSSYSLLSPTDSTSSHMSQGLQSPTASTPGSQTFFTDSVPSASLSQPHPTQQPPPPQPPQQSPQQQQQIQQQQQQQNGFTVLGAGGGGGSGGGGGGVQAVGSPFSQAGAGSVPTASPSPQQNPLPQPHPVSSHSMPQPNWSGHNTLSYTPTMMGDRQNHNYWEQPPMMQDVPIVPLSSQPGPEFWCSIAYFELDTQVGETFKVPSSCPSVTVDGYVDPSGGNRFCLGALSNVHRTEQSERARLHIGKGVQLDLRGEGDVWLRCLSDHSVFVQSYYLDREAGRSPGDVVHKIYPCACIKVFDLSQCHRQMQAQATTAQAAATAQAAAVAGQISGPVAVAGISSGNLSAAAGIGVDDLRRLCILRLSFVKGWGLDYPRPSIKETPCWIEVHLHRALQLLDEVLHTIPLDGPRPIE, encoded by the exons ATGATGTGTCTGCCTACTCTTAACTGCCCTGTGCATCAAAtg ATGACGAATGCCCCCACTTCTGCGGATGCTTGCCTGAGCATTGTGCACTCCCTCATGTGTCACCGGCAGGGAGGAGAACCGGAGGGCTTTTCCAAACGTGCCATTGAAAGTCTCGTTAAAAAACtcaag GAGAAACGTGATGAACTGGACTCgctcatcaccgccatcaccacaaaCGGCTCCCACCCCAGCAAGTGTGTCACCATTCAGCGCACTCTGGACGGCCggctgcag GTGGCGGGGCGCAAGGGGTTCCCTCATGTGATCTACGCACGAATCTGGCGGTGGCCGGACCTGCACAAGAATGAGCTGAAGCACGTCAAGTACTGCCAGTTTGCCTTTGACCTCAAATGTGACTCAGTGTGCGTCAACCCGTACCACTATGAGCGCGTTGTTTCCCCAGGCATTG ACTTGACGGGACTCAGTCTGCATATGGAGTGTGACGTCAGTGGGGGCAGCAGCACGGGGCCACAGGACACCTCGGTCGGCCCTGGACCCTCTGGCATCTCAGGGCTGTCCAGTTCTCAGTCCAGTGCCAACTCCCCGGCCCAG CCAGCCGGACCCCAGGCTAGCCCCACGTCCTCACAg AGTGGCTCAATGCACCAAACAGTGTCCGCCTCAGCCCAGACCATCCACTCCATGCCCCACCagccctcctcctactctctcctctcccccacag acAGCACCTCCAGTCACATGTCCCAAGGCCTTCAGTCACCCACAGCCTCCACCCCAGGGAGTCAGACTTTCTTCACCGACTCTGTGCCGT CCGCCAGCCTCAGCCAGCCTCACCCAAcgcagcaaccaccaccaccacaaccaccacagcaGTCaccgcagcagcaacagcaaatacaacagcaacagcagcagcagaatggCTTCACCGTATTGggggctggtggcggtggtggcagtggggggggagggggaggggtgcaGGCTGTGGGGTCACCGTTTAGCCAAGCGGGTGCGGGGAGTGTACCcacagcctctccctccccacagcAAAACCCCCTACCCCAGCCCCACCCCGTGTCATCTCATTCCATGCCCCAACCTAACTGGAGTGGCCACAATACTCTGTCGTACACCCCAACCATGATGGGAGACCGCCAGAACCACAATTACT GGGAGCAGCCGCCCATGATGCAGGATGTCCCCATTGTGCCCCTCTCCTCTCAGCCTGGTCCGGAGTTCTGGTGTTCCATCGCTTACTTCGAACTGGACactcag GTAGGGGAGACGTTTAAGGTGCCGTCAAGCTGCCCGTCTGTCACAGTGGATGGGTATGTGGACCCCTCAGGAGGCAACCGCTTCTGTCTTGGCGCCCTCAGCAATGTCCACCGCACAGAGCAGAGTGAAAgagcaag ATTGCACATAGGGAAGGGCGTTCAGCTGGACCTGCGAGGGGAGGGGGACGTGTGGCTGCGGTGCCTGAGTGACCACAGCGTGTTTGTGCAGAGCTACTACCTGGACAGGGAGGCGGGCAGGTCACCGGGCGATGTGGTGCACAAGATTTACCCGTGTGCCTGCAtcaag GTTTTTGACTTGAGCCAGTGCCACCGCCAGATGCAGGCTCAGGCCACCACGGCtcaggcagcagcaacagcccaGGCAGCTGCAGTGGCCGGCCAGATCTCCGGCCCTGTGGCTGTGGCCGGCATCTCTTCTG GCAACCTCTCAGCAGCAGCTGGGATAGGTGTGGATGACCTGCGCCGCCTGTGCATCCTGCGCCTGAGCTTCGTCAAGGGCTGGGGGCTGGACTACCCTCGGCCCTCCATCAAGGAAACGCCCTGCTGGATTGAGGTCCACTTGCACCGCGCCCTGCAGCTCCTGGATGAGGTTCTGCACACCATCCCCCTCGACGGCCCACGCCCCATCGAGTGA
- the LOC135094898 gene encoding mothers against decapentaplegic homolog 4-like isoform X1, translated as MMCLPTLNCPVHQMMTNAPTSADACLSIVHSLMCHRQGGEPEGFSKRAIESLVKKLKEKRDELDSLITAITTNGSHPSKCVTIQRTLDGRLQVAGRKGFPHVIYARIWRWPDLHKNELKHVKYCQFAFDLKCDSVCVNPYHYERVVSPGIADLTGLSLHMECDVSGGSSTGPQDTSVGPGPSGISGLSSSQSSANSPAQPAGPQASPTSSQSGSMHQTVSASAQTIHSMPHQPSSYSLLSPTDSTSSHMSQGLQSPTASTPGSQTFFTDSVPSASLSQPHPTQQPPPPQPPQQSPQQQQQIQQQQQQQNGFTVLGAGGGGGSGGGGGGVQAVGSPFSQAGAGSVPTASPSPQQNPLPQPHPVSSHSMPQPNWSGHNTLSYTPTMMGDRQNHNYWEQPPMMQDVPIVPLSSQPGPEFWCSIAYFELDTQVGETFKVPSSCPSVTVDGYVDPSGGNRFCLGALSNVHRTEQSERARLHIGKGVQLDLRGEGDVWLRCLSDHSVFVQSYYLDREAGRSPGDVVHKIYPCACIKVFDLSQCHRQMQAQATTAQAAATAQAAAVAGQISGPVAVAGISSGNLSAAAGIGVDDLRRLCILRLSFVKGWGLDYPRPSIKETPCWIEVHLHRALQLLDEVLHTIPLDGPRPIE; from the exons ATGATGTGTCTGCCTACTCTTAACTGCCCTGTGCATCAAAtg ATGACGAATGCCCCCACTTCTGCGGATGCTTGCCTGAGCATTGTGCACTCCCTCATGTGTCACCGGCAGGGAGGAGAACCGGAGGGCTTTTCCAAACGTGCCATTGAAAGTCTCGTTAAAAAACtcaag GAGAAACGTGATGAACTGGACTCgctcatcaccgccatcaccacaaaCGGCTCCCACCCCAGCAAGTGTGTCACCATTCAGCGCACTCTGGACGGCCggctgcag GTGGCGGGGCGCAAGGGGTTCCCTCATGTGATCTACGCACGAATCTGGCGGTGGCCGGACCTGCACAAGAATGAGCTGAAGCACGTCAAGTACTGCCAGTTTGCCTTTGACCTCAAATGTGACTCAGTGTGCGTCAACCCGTACCACTATGAGCGCGTTGTTTCCCCAGGCATTG CAGACTTGACGGGACTCAGTCTGCATATGGAGTGTGACGTCAGTGGGGGCAGCAGCACGGGGCCACAGGACACCTCGGTCGGCCCTGGACCCTCTGGCATCTCAGGGCTGTCCAGTTCTCAGTCCAGTGCCAACTCCCCGGCCCAG CCAGCCGGACCCCAGGCTAGCCCCACGTCCTCACAg AGTGGCTCAATGCACCAAACAGTGTCCGCCTCAGCCCAGACCATCCACTCCATGCCCCACCagccctcctcctactctctcctctcccccacag acAGCACCTCCAGTCACATGTCCCAAGGCCTTCAGTCACCCACAGCCTCCACCCCAGGGAGTCAGACTTTCTTCACCGACTCTGTGCCGT CCGCCAGCCTCAGCCAGCCTCACCCAAcgcagcaaccaccaccaccacaaccaccacagcaGTCaccgcagcagcaacagcaaatacaacagcaacagcagcagcagaatggCTTCACCGTATTGggggctggtggcggtggtggcagtggggggggagggggaggggtgcaGGCTGTGGGGTCACCGTTTAGCCAAGCGGGTGCGGGGAGTGTACCcacagcctctccctccccacagcAAAACCCCCTACCCCAGCCCCACCCCGTGTCATCTCATTCCATGCCCCAACCTAACTGGAGTGGCCACAATACTCTGTCGTACACCCCAACCATGATGGGAGACCGCCAGAACCACAATTACT GGGAGCAGCCGCCCATGATGCAGGATGTCCCCATTGTGCCCCTCTCCTCTCAGCCTGGTCCGGAGTTCTGGTGTTCCATCGCTTACTTCGAACTGGACactcag GTAGGGGAGACGTTTAAGGTGCCGTCAAGCTGCCCGTCTGTCACAGTGGATGGGTATGTGGACCCCTCAGGAGGCAACCGCTTCTGTCTTGGCGCCCTCAGCAATGTCCACCGCACAGAGCAGAGTGAAAgagcaag ATTGCACATAGGGAAGGGCGTTCAGCTGGACCTGCGAGGGGAGGGGGACGTGTGGCTGCGGTGCCTGAGTGACCACAGCGTGTTTGTGCAGAGCTACTACCTGGACAGGGAGGCGGGCAGGTCACCGGGCGATGTGGTGCACAAGATTTACCCGTGTGCCTGCAtcaag GTTTTTGACTTGAGCCAGTGCCACCGCCAGATGCAGGCTCAGGCCACCACGGCtcaggcagcagcaacagcccaGGCAGCTGCAGTGGCCGGCCAGATCTCCGGCCCTGTGGCTGTGGCCGGCATCTCTTCTG GCAACCTCTCAGCAGCAGCTGGGATAGGTGTGGATGACCTGCGCCGCCTGTGCATCCTGCGCCTGAGCTTCGTCAAGGGCTGGGGGCTGGACTACCCTCGGCCCTCCATCAAGGAAACGCCCTGCTGGATTGAGGTCCACTTGCACCGCGCCCTGCAGCTCCTGGATGAGGTTCTGCACACCATCCCCCTCGACGGCCCACGCCCCATCGAGTGA
- the LOC135094898 gene encoding mothers against decapentaplegic homolog 4-like isoform X3 has product MMCLPTLNCPVHQMMTNAPTSADACLSIVHSLMCHRQGGEPEGFSKRAIESLVKKLKEKRDELDSLITAITTNGSHPSKCVTIQRTLDGRLQVAGRKGFPHVIYARIWRWPDLHKNELKHVKYCQFAFDLKCDSVCVNPYHYERVVSPGIADLTGLSLHMECDVSGGSSTGPQDTSVGPGPSGISGLSSSQSSANSPAQSGSMHQTVSASAQTIHSMPHQPSSYSLLSPTDSTSSHMSQGLQSPTASTPGSQTFFTDSVPSASLSQPHPTQQPPPPQPPQQSPQQQQQIQQQQQQQNGFTVLGAGGGGGSGGGGGGVQAVGSPFSQAGAGSVPTASPSPQQNPLPQPHPVSSHSMPQPNWSGHNTLSYTPTMMGDRQNHNYWEQPPMMQDVPIVPLSSQPGPEFWCSIAYFELDTQVGETFKVPSSCPSVTVDGYVDPSGGNRFCLGALSNVHRTEQSERARLHIGKGVQLDLRGEGDVWLRCLSDHSVFVQSYYLDREAGRSPGDVVHKIYPCACIKVFDLSQCHRQMQAQATTAQAAATAQAAAVAGQISGPVAVAGISSGNLSAAAGIGVDDLRRLCILRLSFVKGWGLDYPRPSIKETPCWIEVHLHRALQLLDEVLHTIPLDGPRPIE; this is encoded by the exons ATGATGTGTCTGCCTACTCTTAACTGCCCTGTGCATCAAAtg ATGACGAATGCCCCCACTTCTGCGGATGCTTGCCTGAGCATTGTGCACTCCCTCATGTGTCACCGGCAGGGAGGAGAACCGGAGGGCTTTTCCAAACGTGCCATTGAAAGTCTCGTTAAAAAACtcaag GAGAAACGTGATGAACTGGACTCgctcatcaccgccatcaccacaaaCGGCTCCCACCCCAGCAAGTGTGTCACCATTCAGCGCACTCTGGACGGCCggctgcag GTGGCGGGGCGCAAGGGGTTCCCTCATGTGATCTACGCACGAATCTGGCGGTGGCCGGACCTGCACAAGAATGAGCTGAAGCACGTCAAGTACTGCCAGTTTGCCTTTGACCTCAAATGTGACTCAGTGTGCGTCAACCCGTACCACTATGAGCGCGTTGTTTCCCCAGGCATTG CAGACTTGACGGGACTCAGTCTGCATATGGAGTGTGACGTCAGTGGGGGCAGCAGCACGGGGCCACAGGACACCTCGGTCGGCCCTGGACCCTCTGGCATCTCAGGGCTGTCCAGTTCTCAGTCCAGTGCCAACTCCCCGGCCCAG AGTGGCTCAATGCACCAAACAGTGTCCGCCTCAGCCCAGACCATCCACTCCATGCCCCACCagccctcctcctactctctcctctcccccacag acAGCACCTCCAGTCACATGTCCCAAGGCCTTCAGTCACCCACAGCCTCCACCCCAGGGAGTCAGACTTTCTTCACCGACTCTGTGCCGT CCGCCAGCCTCAGCCAGCCTCACCCAAcgcagcaaccaccaccaccacaaccaccacagcaGTCaccgcagcagcaacagcaaatacaacagcaacagcagcagcagaatggCTTCACCGTATTGggggctggtggcggtggtggcagtggggggggagggggaggggtgcaGGCTGTGGGGTCACCGTTTAGCCAAGCGGGTGCGGGGAGTGTACCcacagcctctccctccccacagcAAAACCCCCTACCCCAGCCCCACCCCGTGTCATCTCATTCCATGCCCCAACCTAACTGGAGTGGCCACAATACTCTGTCGTACACCCCAACCATGATGGGAGACCGCCAGAACCACAATTACT GGGAGCAGCCGCCCATGATGCAGGATGTCCCCATTGTGCCCCTCTCCTCTCAGCCTGGTCCGGAGTTCTGGTGTTCCATCGCTTACTTCGAACTGGACactcag GTAGGGGAGACGTTTAAGGTGCCGTCAAGCTGCCCGTCTGTCACAGTGGATGGGTATGTGGACCCCTCAGGAGGCAACCGCTTCTGTCTTGGCGCCCTCAGCAATGTCCACCGCACAGAGCAGAGTGAAAgagcaag ATTGCACATAGGGAAGGGCGTTCAGCTGGACCTGCGAGGGGAGGGGGACGTGTGGCTGCGGTGCCTGAGTGACCACAGCGTGTTTGTGCAGAGCTACTACCTGGACAGGGAGGCGGGCAGGTCACCGGGCGATGTGGTGCACAAGATTTACCCGTGTGCCTGCAtcaag GTTTTTGACTTGAGCCAGTGCCACCGCCAGATGCAGGCTCAGGCCACCACGGCtcaggcagcagcaacagcccaGGCAGCTGCAGTGGCCGGCCAGATCTCCGGCCCTGTGGCTGTGGCCGGCATCTCTTCTG GCAACCTCTCAGCAGCAGCTGGGATAGGTGTGGATGACCTGCGCCGCCTGTGCATCCTGCGCCTGAGCTTCGTCAAGGGCTGGGGGCTGGACTACCCTCGGCCCTCCATCAAGGAAACGCCCTGCTGGATTGAGGTCCACTTGCACCGCGCCCTGCAGCTCCTGGATGAGGTTCTGCACACCATCCCCCTCGACGGCCCACGCCCCATCGAGTGA